One window of Epinephelus fuscoguttatus linkage group LG9, E.fuscoguttatus.final_Chr_v1 genomic DNA carries:
- the LOC125894560 gene encoding rho GTPase-activating protein 22-like, with protein sequence MELHCLPTETPTSASSCSTDPLYDNCPPFAQRGRAREREMESRVVCPAVTRLPGPCSPQPGLAPAVAEVPTLVGGGRVTGPWPDHSYCSWRGGLRRQGWEAELGPGINRTRGGERGGGEQGGSWGVKDRAHLNQSPNPSQSEEHRSALSLYDNLPDAVTPNSLQEVFDMETSFQEQMYQAWAPDQIQGVMDGECVSEDKSTWSSCEIILAESRFSNQDQNPDQDKKHEQEPELDSGSFGFKQGDPMLNLQFQMPPPQHPAASSPQLSQTACQVMWPPAEAQHPEQPSWSPRVPPPVPLADPSASALRSLLTSLQQQIVRQREEYEARILSLEQRNEELQVEVVRLKTNLAQQRHWYHAVQAKIAESERGRAAAELRNATLQKEMEQFFDTFGELNNEAKKTEYIVKSF encoded by the exons ATGGAGCTGCACTGTCTTCCTACTGAGACCCCCACCTCAGCCAGCTCCTGCTCCACGGACCCCCTGTACGACAACTGCCCACCTTTTGCCCAGCGAGGGAGGGCCAGGGAAAGGGAAATGGAGAGTAGGGTTGTGTGCCCGGCTGTAACCAGACTCCCAGGCCCCTGTAGCCCTCAGCCTGGTCTGGCCCCAGCTGTGGCTGAGGTTCCCACACTGGTCGGTGGGGGAAGAGTGACTGGCCCCTGGCCAGATCACAGCTACTGCAGCTGGAGAGGAGGTCTGAGAAGACAGGGCTGGGAAGCAGAGCTGGGCCCAGGCATAAACAGAacaagagggggagagagaggaggaggagaacagggCGGTAGCTGGGGAGTTAAGGACAGAGCTCATCTGAACCAGAGCCCCAACCCATCACAAAGTGAGGAGCACAGGagtgctctctctctgtatgatAACCTCCCCGATGCTGTCACTCCTAACAGCCTCCAAGAAGTCTTTGACATGGAAACAAGCTTCCAGGAGCAGATGTACCAAGCATGGGCCCCTGACCAGATCCAGGGAGTGATGGACGGCGAGTGTGTGAGCGAAGACAAGAGCACATGGTCCTCCTGTGAGATCATCCTTGCTGAAAGCCGTTTCAGTAACCAGGACCAGAATCCAGACCAAGACAAGAAACATGAACAGGAGCCAGAGCTGGACTCAGGATCCTTTGGATTTAAGCAGGGGGACCCGATGCTGAACCTCCAGTTCCAGATGCCACCTCctcagcatcctgcagcaagTTCCCCTCAGTTATCCCAAACTGCGTGCCAAGTTATGTGGCCCCCAGCTGAAGCCCAGCACCCAGAGCAGCCATCCTGGTCTCCCAGGGTGCCCCCTCCGGTTCCCTTGGCGGACCCCTCCGCCAGTGCCCTTCGCAGCCTCCTCACCAGCCTACAACAGCAAATAgtcagacagagggaggagtaCGAGGCACGCATACTCAG CCTGGAGCAAAGAAACGaagagctccaggtagaagttGTTCGGTTGAAAACGAACCTCGCCCAGCAGCGGCACTGGTACCATGCTGTCCAGGCTAAGATTGCAGAGTCTGAAAGGGGCCGGGCCGCCGCAGAACTTCGCAATGCAACTCTGCAGAAGGAGATGGAGCAGTTCTTTGACACTTTCGGAGAGCTCAACAACGAGGCCAAGAAGACAGAATATATAGTCAAGAGCTTTTGA